A single Glycine soja cultivar W05 chromosome 14, ASM419377v2, whole genome shotgun sequence DNA region contains:
- the LOC114383967 gene encoding uncharacterized protein LOC114383967 translates to MLCLQETKKEAVDRTTCQALWGESDLCWESQPASNSAGGLLCIWNDQTFRVKRKITGRGFIFMEGIWIQDMQRIFLVNVYSPCDAPSRRILWEDIKQLKSQNSDGNWCIMGDFNSIRDPAERVSVTQREADNNSISEFNSWLEELEVEEAQCVGRRFTWYRSNGTVKSKPDRFFISDAWMSLWPGSTYFILDRNFSDHCPILLKSTNVDWGPKPFRVFDCWLKEKAFTDLVQGTWKNIVVRGWG, encoded by the coding sequence ATGCTGTGTTTACAGGAGACCAAGAAGGAAGCGGTTGACAGAACCACGTGTCAGGCACTGTGGGGGGAATCTGATTTATGTTGGGAATCACAGCCCGCATCAAATTCAGCAGGTGGGTTGTTATGTATTTGGAATGATCAGACCTTTCgggtaaaaaggaaaataactgGCAGGGGCTTTATTTTCATGGAGGGCATTTGGATCCAAGACATGCAGAGAATATTCTTAGTGAATGTATACTCCCCCTGTGATGCTCCTAGTAGGCGCATCCTGTGGGAAGACATTAAACAACTTAAAAGTCAGAACTCAGATGGAAACTGGTGCATAATGGGCGATTTTAACAGCATTAGAGATCCTGCGGAGAGAGTAAGTGTCACTCAAAGGGAGGCAGATAACAATTCCATTTCAGAGTTTAACTCTTGGTTAGAGGAGCTAGAAGTGGAAGAAGCGCAATGTGTGGGGAGAAGATTCACTTGGTATCGATCAAATGGAACTGTAAAGAGTAAGCCGGACAGATTTTTTATTTCAGATGCTTGGATGTCCTTATGGCCTGGTAGCACCTATTTTATCTTGGACAGAAATTTTTCGGACCACTGCCCTATTTTGCTTAAATCTACAAACGTAGACTGGGGACCCAAACCATTCAGGGTCTTCGACTGTTGGCTGAAAGAGAAGGCTTTTACAGACCTAGTTCAAGGGACTTGGAAGAATATAGTGGTAAGGGGGTGGGGGTGA
- the LOC114383969 gene encoding uncharacterized protein LOC114383969 — protein sequence MAAEFLEELAQVTIHQDRPDVWVWKADSSGNYSTKSAYRLLMEATGEFPVDRTYVDLWNLKIPSKAIVFAWRLIKDRLPTWTNLRVRQVELNDSRCPLCNSSEEDAAHLFFHCTKTEPLWWETQSWVNSLGAFPHNPKDHFLQHDNRSAGGVKARRWKCLWVALTWVIWKHRNGVVFHNHSFDGSKVMEDAILLTWSWLKVMEKGFTGPFSFWSSHLKAAF from the coding sequence ATGGCAGCTGAATTTCTAGAGGAGTTAGCTCAAGTTACAATTCATCAAGATAGACCAGATGTATGGGTTTGGAAGGCCGACTCGAGTGGAAATTACTCCACAAAATCTGCATACAGGTTATTGATGGAAGCAACAGGGGAGTTTCCTGTAGATAGGACCTATGTGGACTTATGGAATCTCAAGATCCCAAGCAAAGCAATAGTGTTCGCATGGAGGCTTATTAAAGATCGTTTGCCAACCTGGACAAACCTAAGGGTCAGACAAGTGGAGCTAAACGACTCAAGATGCCCTTTATGTAATAGCTCGGAGGAAGATGCAGCACATCTATTTTTCCACTGCACAAAAACAGAACCTCTATGGTGGGAAACTCAGTCATGGGTAAACTCTTTGGGTGCATTCCCACATAATCCCAAAGATCACTTTCTGCAACATGACAACAGGTCTGCTGGTGGAGTAAAAGCTAGAAGATGGAAGTGCTTGTGGGTAGCACTCACATGGGTCATCTGGAAGCATCGAAATGGGGTAGTATTTCATAACCACTCTTTTGATGGAAGCAAGGTCATGGAGGACGCCATATTGCTAACTTGGTCATGGCTTAAGGTTATGGAGAAGGGATTCACAGGGCCATTTAGTTTCTGGTCCTCACACCTCAAAGCAGCTTTCTAA